Proteins from a genomic interval of Anas platyrhynchos isolate ZD024472 breed Pekin duck chromosome 4, IASCAAS_PekinDuck_T2T, whole genome shotgun sequence:
- the ADAM33 gene encoding disintegrin and metalloproteinase domain-containing protein 33 — MARLAPRKPPKRRGFAILWGDHVFLLGLLLFPGQGGAAGPRGPASHGERVTPHWLLGGRTRRAVSMDEQEPAPARAEVAVMAEGRELILVLERNELLAPGYTETHYTTDGQPVTVAPNHTDHCYYHGHVRGYRNSWLVLSTCSGIRGLIVVSSNDSYYLHPLGTPEPGQHVILRAEHLPIAGGTCAHGDDLGSTVGAIARLFRPLERRAKRDAWRTMKYMELFIVADNTLFRNQNLNLGLTKQRIVEIANYVDKFYRSLNIKVALIGLEVWTERDQCTVTSDANATLWSFLQWKKALRARKKHDNAQLLTGTTFRGTTIGMAPLEGMCSADNSGGVSMDHSEHPIGAAATMAHEIGHNFGMSHDNQGCCVEATPEQGGCVMAAATGHPFPRVFSSCSKRQLENYFQKGGGMCLFNLPDTKDLVVGRKCGNGFLEDGEDCDCGEVEECTNPCCNAHNCTLKMGAQCAHGDCCQNCRLKVAGTTCREAAGSCDLPEYCTGASPYCPANVYLLDGSSCAYGEAYCNNGMCMTHHQQCVQLWGPGAWPAPDACFQDVNMAGNTYGNCGKDSQGRYVKCDKRDAMCGKIQCQSSAKKPQGTNTVSIDTTIRFNGREVKCRGTYMYTAKDDEEDLSDPGLVMTGTKCGDGMVCKDRRCQNASLFELEKCVSQCNGHGVCNSNKNCHCNAGWAPPYCEKPGLGGSVDSGPVQHDNHEAILITLLLIFLLFLPALVTGIYFWYRRENSLLNKWIKEMRRRSQETYENTAFGRKATSGHSKAAFTMRDVSTSSYTNTALRAAFPPKPSAHHPGPQPVNIVHPLRPPPHSVPPRPRDPKPARPPLPASKSPTVPTKTVVSQAKLPPPKKPLPCSPVRTPLVGPKHQPPRRPLPGSPLLAKELPPAHGQTLLVMVPPTNFKASGTSTTSHSTRPSKPMPPQRPVPAIKVQSTSFPSKK, encoded by the exons ATGGCGAGGCTGGCCCCCCGCAAGCCCCCTAAGCGCCGGGGCTTCGCCATCCTTTGGGGGGACCACGTCTTCcttctggggctgctgcttttccccgggcaggggggtgctgctgggccaCGAG GCCCGGCGTCCCATGGGGAGCGGGTGACCCCACACTGGCTCCTGGGGGGCCGCACCCGGCGAGCTGTCAGCATGGACGAGCAG gAGCCGGCGCCGGCGCGGGCAGAGGTGGCCGTGATGGCCGAGGGCAGAGAGCTCATCCTGGTGCTGGAGAGAAACGA gctgctggcaccGGGTTACACCGAGACACACTACACCACGGACGGGCAGCCCGTGACGGTGGCTCCCAACCACACG gACCACTGCTACTACCACGGGCACGTGCGGGGCTACAGGAACTCCTGGCTCGTCCTCAGCACCTGCTCAGGAATACG GGGCTTGATTGTGGTGAGCAGCAATGACAGCTACTACCTGcaccccctggggacccccGAGCCGGGCCAGCACGTCATCCTGCGAGCAGAGCACCTCCCCATCGCAGGGGGCACCTGCGCCCACGGCGATGACTTGGGGAGCACCGTGGGTGCCATCGCCCGGCTCTTCAGGCCGCTGGAGCGCCGG GCAAAGAGAGATGCCTGGAGGACCATGAAGTACATGGAGCTCTTCATCGTGGCTGACAACACGCTG TTCAGGAACCAGAACCTCAACCTGGGCCTCACCAAGCAGCGAATCGTGGAGATTGCAAACTACGTGGACAAG TTTTACAGGTCGCTGAACATCAAGGTGGCCCTGATCGGCCTGGAGGTGTGGACGGAGCGGGACCAGTGCACCGTGACCAGCGACGCCAACGCCACGCTCTGGTCCTTCCTGCAGTGGAAGAAGGCGCTGAGGGCGCGCAAGAAGCACGACAACGCCCAGCTGCTGAC CGGGACGACGTTCAGGGGGACGACCATCGGCATGGCCCCGCTGGAGGGGATGTGCAGCGCGGACAACTCCGGGGGTGTCAGCATG GACCACTCGGAGCACCCCATCGGAGCCGCTGCCACCATGGCCCACGAGATCGGCCACAACTTTGGCATGAGCCACGACAACCAGGGCTGCTGCGTGGAGGCCACCCCGGAGCAGGGCGGCTGCGTGATGGCAGCGGCCACCGG CCACCCCTTCCCGCGCGtcttcagctcctgcagcaagAGGCAGCTGGAGAACTACTTCCAGAAGGGAGGAGGCATGTGTCTCTTCAACCTGCCCGACACCAAGGACCTGGTGGTGGGCCGCAAGTGTGGCAACGGCTTTCTGGAGGACGGAGAGGACTGTGACTGCGGGGAGGTGGAG GAGTGCACCAACCCCTGCTGCAACGCGCACAACTGCACGCTGAAGATGGGGGCCCAGTGTGCCCACGGCGACTGCTGCCAGAACTGCAGG CTGAAGGTGGCTGGGACGAcctgcagggaggcagcaggatcCTGCGACCTCCCCGAATACTGCACGGGTGCCTCTCCCTACTGCCCGGCCAACGTGTACCTGCTGGATGGCTCGTCCTGCGCCTACGGCGAGGCGTACTGCAACAACGGCATGTGCATGACCCACCACCAGCAGTGTGTCCAGCTCTGGGGGCCAG GTGCGTGGCCAGCCCCGGATGCCTGTTTCCAGGACGTGAACATGGCTGGCAACACCTACGGCAACTGCGGCAAGGACAGCCAAGGGCGCTACGTCAAGTGCGACAAGAG GGATGCCATGTGTGGCAAGATCCAGTGCCAGAGCTCGGCGAAGAAGCCCCAGGGGACCAACACGGTCTCCATCGACACCACCATCCGCTTCAACGGGCGGGAGGTGAAGTGCCGGGGCACCTACATGTACACGGCGAAGGACGACGAGGAAGACCTCTCTGACCCCGGGCTGGTGATGACGGGGACGAAATGTGGGGATGGGATG GTTTGCAAAGACCGCCGGTGCCAGAATGCCTCCCTTTTTGAGCTGGAGAAGTGTGTTTCCCAGTGCAATGGCCATGGG GTCTGCAACAGCAACAAGAACTGCCACTGCAACGCTGGCTGGGCTCCCCCCTACTGCGAGAAGCCAGGCTTGGGTGGCAGCGTGGACAGCGGCCCCGTGCAGCATGACA ATCATGAAGCCATCTTAATAACTCTTCTGCTCAtcttcctgctcttcctcccGGCCCTGGTGACGGGCATCTACTTCTGGTACCGGCGGGAGAACTCGCTCCTGAATAAATGGATCAaggagatgaggaggaggagccaGGAGACGTACGA GAACACAGCCTTTGGTCGGAAGGCAACCAGTGGCCACTCCAAAGCTGCTTTCACCATGCGGGACGTTTCCACCTCCAGCTACACTAACACA GCATTGCGGGCTGCGTTCCCTCCCAAACCCAGCGCTCACCACCCCGGCCCCCAGCCTGTCAACATCGTCCACCCGCTTCGTCCCCCGCCTCACTCCGTCCCCCCACGCCCGAGGGACCCCAAACCTGCCAGGCCACCTCTGCCAGCCAGCAAATCGCCCACGGTCCCCACCAAAACCGTCGTCTCCCAAGCTAAGCTGCCTCCTCCGAAGAAACCTCTTCCCTGCAGCCCCGTGAGGACCCCGCTG GTCGGCCCAAAGCACCAACCGCCTCGTCGGCCGCTGCCTGGAAGTCCTCTTCTGGCCAAAGAGCTGCCTCCTGCACACGGACAGACCCTGCTGGTCATGGTCCCTCCTACCAACTTCAAGGCATCGGGCACAAGCACCACGAGCCACTCTACGAGGCCGTCCAA GCCGATGCCACCTCAAAG gCCAGTCCCAGCCATCAAAGTCCAAtccacctccttcccctcgAAGAAGTGA